One window from the genome of Spiractinospora alimapuensis encodes:
- the xylA gene encoding xylose isomerase → MPDYQPTPEDRFSFGLWTVGWRGVNTFGSPVREPLDPGEAARRIGDLGGYGLTFHDDDLFPPDATSAERESVLKPLRAALAESGVQVPMVTTNLFSHPVFRDGGFTSNSRDVRRYALRKVIRNIDRAVEFGASTLVCWGGMDGAESEAAKDSRVALDRLREAFNVLTTYVRDQGYDLRIAVEPKPNEPRGDILLPTLGHALAFINELEHPEMVGLNPEVGHEQMAGLNFAHGAAQALWHGKLFHIDLNGQRGVKYDQDLRFGAGDLKEAFYLVDLLERGGYQGPKHFDFKPLRTEDYDGVWAAAAACMRNYLILRDRAAAFRADPAVSDALRASRVFELRQPTLADGESVEDLLEETIDLDAVGPRGYHMEHLDQLALEHLMGVR, encoded by the coding sequence GTGCCCGACTACCAGCCCACCCCCGAGGACCGGTTCAGTTTCGGCCTGTGGACCGTTGGCTGGCGGGGAGTCAACACCTTCGGATCCCCCGTCCGCGAACCGCTCGACCCCGGCGAGGCAGCCCGACGCATCGGCGACCTCGGCGGCTACGGACTCACCTTCCACGACGACGACCTCTTCCCCCCGGACGCCACCAGTGCCGAGCGGGAGTCAGTGCTGAAGCCCCTGCGCGCGGCGCTGGCGGAGAGCGGCGTCCAGGTGCCCATGGTCACCACCAACCTCTTCTCCCACCCCGTCTTCCGGGACGGCGGCTTCACCTCCAACAGCCGCGATGTGCGCCGCTACGCGCTGCGTAAGGTCATCCGCAACATCGACCGCGCCGTGGAGTTCGGAGCCAGCACCCTGGTGTGCTGGGGCGGCATGGACGGCGCCGAGAGTGAGGCGGCCAAGGACTCCCGCGTCGCGCTGGACCGGTTGCGCGAGGCGTTCAACGTCCTGACGACCTACGTGCGGGACCAGGGCTACGACCTCCGAATCGCCGTGGAACCCAAGCCGAACGAACCGCGGGGGGACATCCTCCTGCCCACGCTCGGACACGCGCTGGCCTTCATCAACGAGCTGGAGCATCCGGAGATGGTGGGCCTCAACCCGGAGGTCGGCCACGAGCAGATGGCGGGCCTGAACTTCGCGCACGGGGCGGCGCAGGCACTGTGGCACGGCAAGCTGTTCCACATCGACCTCAACGGCCAGCGCGGAGTGAAGTACGACCAGGACCTGCGGTTCGGCGCGGGCGACCTCAAGGAGGCGTTCTACCTGGTCGACCTGCTGGAGCGGGGCGGATACCAGGGTCCGAAGCACTTCGACTTCAAGCCGCTGCGCACCGAGGACTACGACGGAGTGTGGGCCGCCGCCGCCGCGTGCATGCGCAACTACCTCATCCTCCGCGACCGCGCGGCGGCGTTCCGAGCGGACCCGGCCGTCAGTGACGCCTTGCGGGCGTCTCGGGTGTTCGAGCTGCGTCAACCCACCCTCGCGGACGGCGAGTCCGTCGAGGACCTGCTGGAGGAGACGATCGACCTGGACGCCGTCGGGCCGCGGGGCTACCACATGGAGCACCTCGACCAGCTCGCGTTGGAACACCTGATGGGCGTCCGGTGA
- a CDS encoding sec-independent translocase, producing the protein MFGISGGEFVILAVLGLLIFGPDKLPKAIQQVGSVLRQLRKMATSAKKDLQDGLGPEFKDFDVNDLNPKAFVRRHLLEDEDDSRGRPRRRSTAGLNGRRPPFDDEAT; encoded by the coding sequence ATGTTCGGGATCAGTGGCGGGGAGTTCGTCATCCTGGCGGTCCTCGGGCTGCTCATCTTCGGACCCGACAAGCTTCCCAAAGCGATCCAGCAGGTCGGTTCGGTCCTGCGCCAGCTCCGCAAGATGGCGACCAGCGCCAAGAAGGACCTCCAGGACGGGCTCGGCCCGGAGTTCAAGGACTTCGACGTCAACGACCTCAACCCCAAGGCCTTCGTCCGCCGCCACCTCCTGGAGGACGAGGACGACAGCCGCGGCCGCCCCCGTCGCCGCTCCACCGCCGGCCTCAACGGCCGCCGGCCACCCTTCGACGACGAGGCGACCTAG
- a CDS encoding cold-shock protein, producing the protein MAQGTVKWFNSEKGYGFIAVEGGGSDVFVHYSAIVGSGFRNLEENQAVEFEITQGPKGPQAKDVRAL; encoded by the coding sequence AACCGTGAAATGGTTCAACTCTGAGAAGGGTTATGGATTCATCGCCGTCGAGGGTGGGGGATCGGACGTGTTCGTCCACTACTCCGCCATTGTTGGCAGTGGATTCCGCAACCTCGAGGAAAATCAGGCAGTCGAGTTCGAGATTACTCAGGGACCGAAGGGTCCACAGGCCAAGGACGTGCGCGCGCTCTAA